One stretch of Amycolatopsis sp. NBC_00345 DNA includes these proteins:
- a CDS encoding VOC family protein: MSLNAVAHLNFHGQAREALEFYQSVFGGQPTVATYADFGMPAELPGATNVVFGQVVAENGFRVMAYDVPGEHTPAAPGVPSTRRENGTTITEERFFLSVSGENVEEVTPVWEGLAEGATVIEPFGPAQWAPAFGMLADRFGVTWIVNVPAAYTQA; the protein is encoded by the coding sequence ATGTCGCTCAACGCTGTCGCGCACCTGAACTTCCACGGCCAGGCCCGCGAAGCCCTGGAGTTCTACCAGTCGGTGTTCGGCGGGCAGCCCACTGTCGCCACCTACGCCGACTTCGGGATGCCCGCCGAACTGCCCGGCGCCACGAACGTCGTGTTCGGCCAGGTCGTCGCCGAGAACGGCTTCCGGGTCATGGCCTACGACGTGCCCGGCGAGCACACGCCGGCGGCCCCGGGCGTGCCCAGCACGCGTCGCGAAAACGGCACCACGATCACCGAGGAGCGGTTCTTTCTGTCCGTCAGCGGCGAGAACGTCGAGGAGGTCACCCCGGTGTGGGAGGGCCTGGCCGAGGGCGCGACCGTGATCGAACCGTTCGGCCCCGCCCAGTGGGCGCCCGCCTTCGGGATGCTGGCCGACCGGTTCGGCGTCACCTGGATCGTCAACGTGCCGGCCGCGTACACCCAGGCCTGA
- a CDS encoding maleylpyruvate isomerase family mycothiol-dependent enzyme, whose amino-acid sequence MSQLVDRTITVLRSEHAALADLVRTLTDDQLATTSGAADWTVAQALSHLGSGAEIGRAPIARAAGETVAAEDNQTIWARWDASAPRAQAENFLEYNGRWLETVEALTPEQRSSLTVDLGFLPEPVPLVTALGMRLSEVANHSWDVRVALDPNAGVNADSAAVLVDLLTGPVGFMLSFLAKPAELANPVSVAVPGAGLVIDDAVTVVSDLESPSATFNGPAEAFVRLVSGRLKAPYDNGVTVEGNVTLDDLRRVFPGF is encoded by the coding sequence ATGAGTCAACTCGTGGACCGCACGATCACCGTCCTCCGCTCCGAGCACGCCGCGCTCGCCGACCTCGTCCGCACCCTCACCGACGACCAGCTGGCCACCACCAGCGGCGCCGCGGACTGGACCGTCGCCCAGGCCCTTTCCCACCTCGGCAGCGGCGCGGAGATCGGCCGCGCGCCCATCGCGCGGGCCGCCGGAGAGACCGTGGCGGCCGAAGACAACCAGACGATCTGGGCCCGCTGGGACGCGTCCGCACCGCGCGCGCAGGCCGAGAACTTCCTGGAGTACAACGGCCGCTGGCTCGAAACGGTCGAGGCCCTCACGCCCGAGCAGCGCTCGTCGCTGACCGTCGACCTCGGCTTCCTGCCGGAGCCGGTCCCGCTCGTGACCGCCCTGGGCATGCGGCTCAGCGAGGTGGCCAACCACTCGTGGGACGTGCGCGTGGCCCTCGACCCGAACGCCGGGGTGAACGCCGACTCGGCCGCGGTGCTCGTCGACCTCCTGACCGGTCCCGTGGGCTTCATGCTGAGCTTCCTGGCGAAGCCGGCCGAGCTCGCGAACCCGGTGTCCGTCGCGGTCCCCGGCGCCGGCCTGGTGATCGACGACGCGGTCACCGTGGTGAGCGACCTCGAGTCGCCTTCCGCGACGTTCAACGGCCCGGCGGAAGCCTTCGTCCGGCTGGTCAGCGGCCGGCTCAAGGCACCGTACGACAACGGCGTCACCGTCGAAGGCAACGTCACCCTCGACGACTTGCGCCGGGTGTTCCCCGGCTTCTGA
- a CDS encoding GbsR/MarR family transcriptional regulator, translated as MVDGREARAWVEQVSAFFAHQEGLPPITGRILGWLMICEPAEQSAADIAAGIRASRASMTTNIRSLTTTGLVRRYTRAGERTAYYRLDDQAWETAIRRRIEGMSAFEDVLEQGLALMGSDTGRASRLLAAQEVYRWVGSLLRDPEPGRRESGGLR; from the coding sequence GTGGTCGACGGCCGGGAAGCACGTGCCTGGGTGGAGCAGGTCTCGGCCTTCTTCGCGCACCAGGAGGGGCTGCCGCCGATTACCGGCCGCATCCTGGGCTGGTTGATGATCTGCGAGCCCGCCGAACAGTCCGCGGCCGACATCGCCGCCGGGATCAGGGCGAGCCGGGCGTCGATGACCACGAACATCCGCTCTCTGACGACGACCGGGCTGGTGCGCCGCTACACGCGGGCAGGTGAGCGCACCGCGTACTACCGGCTCGACGACCAGGCCTGGGAAACCGCGATACGCCGGCGCATCGAAGGGATGAGCGCCTTCGAAGACGTGCTCGAACAGGGCTTGGCCCTGATGGGCTCCGACACCGGCCGCGCCTCCCGGCTACTCGCCGCGCAGGAGGTCTACCGATGGGTCGGATCGCTGCTCCGCGACCCGGAACCCGGCCGGCGCGAGAGCGGAGGCCTCCGATGA
- a CDS encoding COG1470 family protein yields the protein MAVSATLRTTEVEVAPGAAARCHVLVRNNSAVVDQFGFDVRGDVGDWTRIKPEHANLMPQQEVSVELTFVPPRSPDVLAGEHPFALMVSSREDPAGSVVQEGTVTVSPFTEHDAEIVPVTSTGRRAGRHTVAVDNLGNQPHPVEISAADPDAKLTFRLRPANPVLEPGTANFVRIVARPRKYFWKGKNRRLPFTVRLHSPDADPIEIAAAFEQGPLIPRRFFWLFPLLFALLLLLVLIATTLLRQRPVSVAGPSPSAASATSATSASSSPASTSSPPSTPSSSASAPPTSAAGANDQPAGSGSGTSTSATFTVGAEAYPNVGGGPQLFSYVVPPGPSYAITSVVLRNPAADTGQVQIRHDDTVVGTFSLAQVNQDARGQLTFRPQPPPVVAPGERVTLAVSCTNTRDPCTPSGVFTATLVP from the coding sequence ATGGCAGTGAGCGCGACTCTGCGTACGACCGAAGTCGAGGTCGCTCCCGGTGCGGCCGCCCGGTGTCATGTGCTGGTGCGCAACAACTCGGCGGTGGTGGACCAGTTCGGGTTCGACGTGCGCGGGGACGTGGGGGACTGGACCCGGATCAAGCCCGAGCACGCCAACCTCATGCCACAGCAGGAAGTCAGTGTCGAGCTGACCTTCGTGCCGCCGCGTTCCCCGGACGTGCTCGCCGGTGAGCACCCGTTCGCCCTGATGGTCTCCTCCCGGGAGGACCCGGCCGGTTCCGTCGTGCAAGAGGGCACGGTCACCGTCTCGCCGTTCACCGAGCACGATGCCGAAATCGTGCCGGTGACCTCGACCGGCCGTCGGGCGGGCCGGCACACCGTGGCCGTGGACAATCTGGGGAACCAGCCGCACCCGGTCGAGATCAGCGCCGCCGACCCGGACGCGAAGCTGACTTTCCGGCTGCGTCCCGCCAACCCGGTGCTGGAGCCCGGCACCGCCAATTTCGTGCGCATCGTCGCCCGGCCGAGGAAGTACTTCTGGAAGGGGAAGAACCGGCGGCTTCCGTTCACCGTCCGGCTGCACTCGCCGGATGCGGACCCGATCGAGATCGCCGCTGCCTTCGAGCAGGGCCCGCTGATCCCGCGCCGGTTCTTCTGGCTCTTCCCGCTGTTGTTCGCGCTGTTGCTGCTTCTGGTGCTGATAGCGACGACGTTGCTGCGGCAACGGCCCGTCTCGGTCGCGGGCCCTTCACCGTCGGCCGCGTCCGCGACTTCCGCCACGTCCGCATCGTCTTCGCCCGCCAGTACGTCGAGCCCGCCTTCCACGCCGAGCAGCTCGGCGTCGGCCCCGCCGACCTCCGCCGCCGGTGCCAACGACCAGCCCGCCGGATCCGGATCCGGCACCTCGACGTCGGCCACGTTCACCGTCGGCGCCGAGGCCTACCCCAACGTCGGCGGCGGCCCGCAGCTCTTCTCCTACGTCGTGCCACCCGGCCCGAGTTATGCGATCACCTCGGTGGTGCTGCGCAACCCGGCTGCGGACACCGGGCAGGTCCAGATCCGGCACGACGACACGGTCGTGGGGACGTTCAGCCTGGCGCAGGTGAACCAGGACGCCCGGGGCCAGCTGACCTTCCGGCCGCAGCCTCCGCCGGTGGTCGCGCCGGGCGAGCGCGTCACCCTGGCCGTCTCGTGCACCAACACCCGGGATCCGTGCACGCCGAGCGGGGTCTTCACGGCGACCCTGGTGCCTTGA
- a CDS encoding alpha/beta fold hydrolase: MTTSQLTAPNLSVDAADGIRYAYRRFGNATTDAVPLLFLQHFRGNLDNWDPSLVDAIAEQREVILVDYAGVGGSNGRPRADVTASAQDILAFTDALGLRRIDLLGFSLGGFVAQEVTLIRPQLVRRLVLAGTGPQGGEDMHGFTPPVSAAATVDEPSGDDLVSLFFPPIEASTAKGWEFIQRIFTRQEDRDAPVDLRARDAELDAITKWGVPDPTRLNRLAAIKQPVLVANGDDDVMVPTKNTELLGKHLPHATVKIYPDSGHGFLFQYPAEFATEVNTFLG, encoded by the coding sequence GTGACCACGAGCCAGCTCACCGCGCCCAACCTCTCCGTCGACGCGGCCGACGGCATCCGCTACGCCTACCGCCGCTTCGGCAACGCCACCACGGACGCCGTGCCCCTGCTGTTCCTTCAGCATTTCCGGGGCAACCTCGACAACTGGGACCCCAGCCTGGTCGACGCGATCGCCGAACAGCGGGAAGTGATCCTGGTCGACTACGCGGGTGTCGGCGGATCGAACGGCCGTCCGCGCGCCGACGTCACCGCCAGCGCACAGGACATCCTCGCGTTCACCGACGCGTTGGGCTTGCGCCGCATCGATCTGCTCGGCTTCTCGCTGGGCGGGTTCGTCGCCCAAGAGGTCACGCTGATCCGGCCCCAGCTCGTGCGGCGGCTCGTCCTGGCCGGCACCGGCCCCCAGGGCGGCGAGGACATGCACGGATTCACCCCGCCGGTCTCCGCCGCGGCCACGGTCGACGAGCCCAGCGGCGACGACCTGGTGTCGCTCTTCTTCCCGCCCATCGAGGCCAGTACGGCGAAAGGCTGGGAATTCATCCAGCGGATCTTCACCCGCCAAGAGGACCGCGACGCACCGGTGGACCTTCGCGCTCGCGACGCGGAGCTGGACGCCATCACCAAGTGGGGTGTGCCGGATCCCACGCGCTTGAACCGGCTGGCCGCCATCAAGCAGCCAGTCCTGGTCGCCAACGGCGACGACGATGTCATGGTGCCGACCAAAAACACGGAACTGCTCGGCAAGCACCTCCCCCACGCCACGGTGAAGATCTACCCGGACTCCGGACACGGTTTCCTGTTCCAGTATCCGGCCGAGTTCGCCACCGAGGTCAACACTTTTCTCGGCTGA
- a CDS encoding aldo/keto reductase, translating to MRTRPLGRTGIQVSAYTLGTMMFGPYGNPDPDDCVRIVHRALDGGINVIDTADVYGDGESEKIVGKALRGRRDDVVLATKFNGPMGSGPNQRGSSRRWIVSAVEGSLRRLGVDYIDLYQAHHPEPGTDVEETLGALTDLLRAGKVRAIGHSNLPASEIVEAQWAAERRGLARFRSEQPHYSILNRGIEREILPVCERYGLGVLVWSPLAMGLLAGRLRKGSAETASAGRLHWARQHMTDERKLDAVEALVPVAEQAGMSLPHLALAFVTAHPAVTSAIIGPRTPEQLDDLLAGADTVLDDDVLDRVDEIVPPGTDVGPVDVAYVPPALTQAELRRRASGQR from the coding sequence TTGCGAACCCGCCCGCTCGGCCGCACCGGCATCCAGGTCAGTGCGTACACCCTGGGCACGATGATGTTCGGGCCGTACGGCAATCCCGACCCGGACGACTGCGTGCGCATCGTCCACCGTGCCCTCGACGGCGGCATCAACGTCATCGACACCGCCGACGTCTACGGCGACGGTGAATCGGAGAAGATCGTCGGGAAAGCCTTGCGTGGCCGCCGAGACGACGTCGTCCTGGCCACGAAGTTCAACGGCCCCATGGGCTCCGGCCCCAACCAGCGCGGCAGTTCCCGACGGTGGATCGTGTCCGCCGTCGAAGGGTCGTTGCGCCGTTTGGGCGTCGACTACATCGACCTCTACCAGGCCCACCACCCCGAACCCGGCACCGACGTCGAGGAAACCCTCGGCGCGCTGACCGACTTGCTGCGCGCGGGCAAGGTCCGCGCGATCGGCCACTCGAACCTGCCCGCGTCGGAGATCGTCGAAGCCCAGTGGGCGGCCGAACGGCGCGGGCTGGCCCGCTTCCGCTCCGAACAGCCGCACTACTCGATCCTCAACCGCGGGATCGAACGCGAGATCCTGCCGGTCTGCGAACGCTACGGGCTGGGCGTCCTGGTGTGGAGCCCGCTGGCGATGGGCCTGCTCGCCGGCCGTCTTCGCAAGGGCAGCGCGGAAACGGCGTCGGCCGGCCGCCTGCACTGGGCACGGCAGCACATGACCGACGAACGCAAACTCGACGCCGTCGAAGCCCTCGTCCCGGTCGCCGAACAGGCCGGAATGTCGTTGCCACACCTCGCCTTGGCGTTCGTGACCGCCCATCCCGCGGTCACCTCGGCGATCATCGGCCCACGCACACCCGAGCAGCTCGACGACCTGCTCGCGGGAGCAGACACGGTCCTCGACGACGACGTCCTCGACCGGGTCGACGAAATCGTGCCGCCGGGGACGGACGTCGGACCCGTCGACGTGGCTTACGTTCCGCCCGCGCTCACGCAGGCGGAACTCCGTCGGCGCGCTTCTGGCCAACGGTGA
- a CDS encoding TetR/AcrR family transcriptional regulator, which produces MGRASRADAAKHRDEVVEAASHLFRERGIAAVSVPELMAAAGLTHGGFYRHFESKDALAATAVTAAFDGRSAQIEQVAADHEDDPAAARRIFLDDYLSVAHRDSAGDGCPNAGLATEVARLPEDSEIRTAYTDGLHRMASAIGKVGTGDEGEALVELSTLVGAMVLARAAAGDEISERILREVRDSLDRR; this is translated from the coding sequence GTGGGACGAGCATCGCGAGCGGACGCGGCCAAGCATCGCGACGAGGTGGTCGAGGCGGCGTCGCACCTGTTCCGGGAACGGGGCATCGCCGCGGTGAGCGTGCCCGAGCTGATGGCCGCGGCCGGGCTGACGCACGGCGGCTTCTACCGGCATTTCGAGTCGAAGGACGCGCTGGCGGCCACCGCCGTCACGGCGGCCTTCGACGGCCGGAGCGCACAGATCGAGCAGGTCGCCGCCGACCACGAGGACGACCCCGCGGCCGCGCGCCGGATCTTCCTGGACGACTACCTCAGCGTGGCGCATCGCGACAGCGCGGGGGACGGCTGCCCCAACGCCGGTCTGGCAACGGAGGTCGCGCGCTTGCCTGAGGACAGCGAAATCCGCACCGCCTACACCGACGGCCTGCACCGGATGGCGTCCGCGATCGGCAAGGTCGGCACAGGCGACGAAGGGGAGGCTCTGGTCGAGCTCTCGACCCTGGTCGGCGCGATGGTGCTGGCGCGGGCCGCGGCCGGAGACGAGATTTCCGAACGGATTCTGCGCGAGGTGCGCGACAGCCTCGACCGACGCTGA
- a CDS encoding class I SAM-dependent methyltransferase, protein MTEPVHLSQEKETLLMALYLRALDNRRETPILGDRYAQDVIDRIDYDFAKLDSLKGNTPLIAARARQFDTWTEEFLAAHPDGLVLHLACGLDSRPLRVARPAPAQWIDVDYPDVITLRERLYGPIEGVRTLGSSVTESAWWDQVPADRPALVLAEGLLMYLTAEDVGRLVDRALEHFTTGQLVFDGVAPWVKAIARLQPSIRRADTGFRSATPAPAAFTLAHPPLRLTDQRSAVELIGRHQTGTVAQLLTRAVAHVPPLRDAMRFARYSFSRG, encoded by the coding sequence ATGACCGAACCGGTCCACCTGAGCCAGGAGAAGGAAACCCTTCTGATGGCGCTGTACCTGCGCGCACTGGACAACCGGCGCGAGACCCCGATCCTGGGCGACCGGTACGCGCAGGACGTCATCGACCGGATCGACTACGACTTCGCCAAGCTGGACAGTCTCAAGGGAAACACGCCCCTCATCGCGGCCCGGGCCCGCCAGTTCGACACCTGGACCGAAGAGTTCCTCGCCGCCCACCCCGACGGACTGGTGCTGCATCTGGCCTGTGGACTGGACAGCCGTCCCCTGCGCGTCGCGCGGCCGGCCCCGGCCCAGTGGATCGACGTGGACTATCCCGACGTCATCACCTTGCGCGAACGCCTGTACGGACCGATCGAGGGCGTGCGCACCCTGGGTTCCTCGGTCACCGAATCCGCGTGGTGGGACCAGGTGCCCGCCGACCGGCCCGCGCTGGTCCTCGCCGAAGGACTGTTGATGTACCTCACGGCGGAGGACGTCGGCCGGTTGGTCGATCGTGCGCTGGAGCATTTCACGACCGGCCAGCTCGTCTTCGACGGCGTCGCCCCGTGGGTGAAGGCCATCGCGCGACTGCAACCGTCGATCCGCCGCGCCGACACCGGCTTCCGCTCCGCAACGCCAGCCCCCGCCGCCTTCACCCTGGCCCATCCCCCGCTGCGGCTGACGGACCAACGGTCGGCTGTCGAACTGATCGGCCGGCACCAAACCGGCACCGTGGCCCAGTTGTTGACCCGAGCGGTTGCCCACGTGCCTCCACTACGCGACGCCATGCGATTCGCGCGGTACAGCTTTAGCCGAGGTTGA
- a CDS encoding helix-turn-helix transcriptional regulator produces the protein MPIASSTTTSSRLLSLLSMLQARRDWPGGLLAERLGVSERTVRRDVDRLRELGYPVQAVKGPDGGYRLEAGSQMPPLLFDEEQAVALAVALRIAVGTGAGIEEAAARALATVRQVLPSRLRQRVDALEISAAEHGAGPQVDTGVLLTLSAAVRAAEELRFDYRSPGRGEDAEPRPPRRVQPHHLVVRAGRWYLVGWDPDRDDWRTYRADRMTPRVPAGPRFVPREVPGGDVAAFLSARFKGSESADAWPCRGEVILDLPVTEVAPFAGDGVVEELGTARTKLTSGSWSWAALAAALARFDTEIEVVDPPELRAAFAELSRRAGRAAGTR, from the coding sequence ATGCCGATCGCCTCCTCCACGACGACCTCCAGCCGGCTGCTGTCACTGCTGTCCATGCTGCAGGCCCGCCGTGACTGGCCGGGCGGCCTGCTCGCCGAGCGGCTGGGCGTCAGCGAGCGGACGGTGCGCCGCGACGTCGACCGGTTGCGCGAGCTGGGTTACCCGGTCCAGGCGGTCAAGGGCCCCGACGGCGGCTACCGGCTCGAAGCGGGCAGTCAGATGCCGCCGTTGCTGTTCGACGAGGAGCAGGCGGTCGCGCTCGCGGTGGCGCTGCGGATCGCCGTCGGGACGGGCGCGGGCATCGAGGAGGCGGCCGCGCGGGCACTGGCCACGGTGCGGCAGGTGTTGCCGTCACGGTTGCGGCAGCGCGTCGACGCGCTGGAGATCAGCGCGGCCGAGCACGGCGCCGGTCCCCAAGTCGACACCGGCGTCCTGCTCACACTGAGCGCCGCCGTCCGCGCCGCGGAGGAACTGCGGTTCGACTACCGCTCGCCGGGACGTGGTGAGGACGCCGAGCCGCGCCCGCCCCGCCGGGTGCAGCCCCACCACCTCGTGGTGCGGGCCGGGCGCTGGTACCTCGTCGGCTGGGACCCCGACCGCGACGACTGGCGGACCTACCGTGCCGACCGGATGACCCCGCGCGTCCCGGCCGGACCACGGTTCGTTCCCCGTGAGGTGCCGGGTGGCGACGTGGCCGCCTTCCTGTCGGCCCGGTTCAAGGGCTCCGAAAGCGCGGACGCCTGGCCCTGCCGCGGCGAGGTGATCCTCGACCTGCCCGTGACGGAGGTGGCGCCGTTCGCCGGTGACGGTGTCGTCGAGGAACTCGGCACTGCCCGGACCAAGCTGACGTCGGGGTCCTGGTCCTGGGCCGCCCTCGCCGCGGCACTGGCCCGCTTCGACACCGAGATCGAGGTGGTCGACCCGCCGGAGCTGCGTGCGGCGTTCGCCGAGCTGTCCCGTCGCGCCGGCCGCGCCGCGGGGACCAGATAG